The Vampirovibrio chlorellavorus nucleotide sequence CCACCGATTTGACCCCGAACTGGGTGGCCAGCACCCGGTCGTAGGCAATGGGAGAACCACCGCGTTGCAAGTGGCCCAGAATCATAACCCGGGCCTCGACATCAATTTTGTCCTTGATTTCTTCCAGCAAGCGGTGACCGACGCCGCCCAGAATCTTGTTCTGGTAGCCGGGCTGGTCGCTGTCACGAGAGAAGGTGTTGCCCCCGATGGACTTGGCCCCTTCGGAGATGACTACAATGGCGAAACCACGCCCGTTTTCAACCCGATCGTTGATTTCAGCGGCCACTTTGTCAATGTCATACGGAATTTCCGGGATGAGGGCCACGTGGGCGCCACCGGCGATGGCGGCACTCAGGCCAATCCAGCCAGCGTCCCGACCCATCACTTCCAGAATCATCAGGCGATTGTGGCTGGCTGCGGTGGTAATCAGTCGATCCACCGCTTCGGTGGCGATTTGAACGGAGGTTTGATAGCCAAAGGTCAAGTCGGTGGAGGATAAGTCGTTGTCAATGGTCTTGGGCACGCCAATGATGGGAATGCCTTTTTCAAAGAGGCGCTGGGCGATGTCCATGGAGCCTTCGCCGCCGATGCTGATGACGGCGTTGATGCCCAGTTTTTCCAGGCGATTGATCAAGTCATCGCAACGATCCACGTAAGAAAAGGTGCCGTCCTCGTTTTTGACCGGCCAGTGGAAAGGGCCACCCTTGTTGGTGGTCTTTAATATGGTGCCGCCCCGAATGTGAATGCCGGAAACTGTTTTGCTGTCAAGCAACACCACTTCCATGGGGTCTCTGAGCAAGCCGTTGAAGGCTTCAATGCTGCCGATGACTTCCCAGTCATCTTCCTGTTCGGTGCGTCGTACGATTGCACGGATTACTGCGTTTAAACCAGGGCAATCGCCGCCGCCGGTCATGACCAGTATTCGTTTCTTAGCCATTGTTGAGTTGTTCTCCTGCCTTTTCAAATCATAGAATGTATGAACGGGTATTCATTTGTCAAACGGCTATCCCGGAATCTGAGTGCCTTGCAGAGCGCTTGCGGAGGGATTGCGTGGAGGGTGAAGAGTGGGTGTAGGGTTGCTGGTTGTGTGATGAGCGGTAGTTCACTCCATCAGGTGATTGACGATTTTTAAGGAGGGCAATTGTTAAAATCAGTAAGCGTGTTTGTTATTAAAAGGCTTTTGACTGATGCCGCCCGACATACAAGGTTGCGTTTTTAAGTTTGTACCGAACAACCCCGCTCTGTCCAGCGTGGTCATTAAAGTTTTGAAACGGACGTATCAAGTGCATTCCCTGCCTTTGCCACTGGTTAAGGCGGTTGTGGAACGGGCTTTAGAGCAAAGTCGTACGATGGAAATGAAGATTGAAAGCGTTATTTTTGAGGAGAAACTGCTGGCTTATGCCAATCAGTTGCGTCCCCGCTTTTTGACCCAGTTAAATGAGTTGCGACGGCAGGGGAAAAAGTGGTAATTTCCTGTTTGATGCCCTGATAGAATTAAAGTCTTAGCCGAATGAAGGTGAAATGAACAAGGCGGTGCTGTTGATTGTGGGTGGAAGCCTGGGCACTTTGTGTCGCTACTATCTGGCGGACTGGGGACAAAGCCGCTGGGGTGTCGTTTTTCCCTTCGGGACTTTACTGGTCAATCTATTGGGATGCCTCTTGATTGGGCTGTTGCTGGGCGGGTTTGAACGCCGCTTTGAGGCCTTGGCCGCAGTGCCTGTGGAATTAAGACTGATGTTGATGACTGGCTTTCTGGGCGCTTTTACCACGTTTTCCAGTTACGAGCTGGAAGCCTTTGTCATGCTGCGCCAAGGCGCTTGGGAGAGGGCCCTGATCTATCTGTTGGGCAGCTTGGTATTGGGGCTGCTGCTGGTGTTGCTGGGCTTCCGGTTAGGACGAGCCGTACCATTTTAAGTTTTAAGTTTAAGTCAGTCAGGATGCCAAGCGGTAACGGGTGTTTATCTGTTTTGGGAGCAGGGAGCAGGGGGTTGATTTGTGGGCTTGAGTTCTCAAGTTGATCTTGCGCGTTAATCTTTCGAGTACAATGGGCACAGTTTCAATGAGGGAACGCTCTTGACGGAGGCGAACCCGTTCCAGGCCATTCCCCACCCTCTCACTCAACTTGAAGGAAAACCGCATTCATGTTGCGCTCTTTGATGGCTATGCTGGTGACCGGCGTTTTGGTTGTTTTTGGCTACTTTTTTGCAGTGACCCAGGAACTGCCTTCGGTGGAAAAAGTGCTGCGAGACGGGATTAATCCGACCCAGTGGACCCAGATATTTGCCGCTGACGGGACACCAATTATGTCCTTCGGGAAGTTCCGTCACACTAATGTTCGATTGAAAAATGTCTCTCCCTACTTTGTCGATGCCCTCATCGCCACGGAAGATCGCCGGTTCTATGAGCATAACGGGGTGGACCCGGTGGCTGTTTTGCGGGCCGTGGTTCGCGATATCACCCATCAAAAACTGCGAGAAGGGGGCAGCACCATTACCCAGCAGCTGGCCCGCAATGTATTTTTGAGCAACGAACGCTCCTTCAGCCGTAAAATGCGGGAAGCGGCTCTGGCTTTGGAGCTGGAAAAGAAGCTGACCAAGCAGCAAATTCTGGAACTGTATGTCAACAACACCTATTTTGGGGAAGGGGCCTATGGTATTCAGGCGGCCAGCGAAATTTATTTTGGCAAAAAACCTGCCACATTAACCGTGCCGGAAGCGGCCATGTTGGCCGGGATGCCACAGGCGCCTTCGGGTTATAACCCGTTTCAGAATATGAAAGGGGCCAAAGCCCGCCGGGATGAGGTTTTGCACAACTTACTGGAAGTGGGCAAAATTTCTCAGGAGCAGTTTGAACGTTATAAAAATCAGCCCATCGTATTGAATCAAAGCGGTCGAGGCCTGTCCTCTTCCGATCGGGCTCCCTTTTTTAACCGCTACGTCATGACCCAGGTGATGCGTTACTTCAACCTGGATGAGCAGTCATTCTGGCAAAGTGGCCTGAAGATTTTCACCACGCTGGATTTGCGGGCTCAAAATCTGGCGCAGGAGGCTGTCACTCGGCAGTCTGCCGTCTATGGGC carries:
- a CDS encoding 6-phosphofructokinase, with translation MAKKRILVMTGGGDCPGLNAVIRAIVRRTEQEDDWEVIGSIEAFNGLLRDPMEVVLLDSKTVSGIHIRGGTILKTTNKGGPFHWPVKNEDGTFSYVDRCDDLINRLEKLGINAVISIGGEGSMDIAQRLFEKGIPIIGVPKTIDNDLSSTDLTFGYQTSVQIATEAVDRLITTAASHNRLMILEVMGRDAGWIGLSAAIAGGAHVALIPEIPYDIDKVAAEINDRVENGRGFAIVVISEGAKSIGGNTFSRDSDQPGYQNKILGGVGHRLLEEIKDKIDVEARVMILGHLQRGGSPIAYDRVLATQFGVKSVELVLEGKFGHMVSYRHPNVVSVPIANAIEEYNYVKLDSALVHTARGVGISLGD
- the crcB gene encoding fluoride efflux transporter CrcB; the encoded protein is MNKAVLLIVGGSLGTLCRYYLADWGQSRWGVVFPFGTLLVNLLGCLLIGLLLGGFERRFEALAAVPVELRLMLMTGFLGAFTTFSSYELEAFVMLRQGAWERALIYLLGSLVLGLLLVLLGFRLGRAVPF